ACGTCACGCGCCCCTCGGTCATCGGCATGAAGAACTCGGTCGGCGACAGCGGGATGAGTCCCGCCACGAACTGCTTCGGCCACTCGGCGGTCAGATGGTCGGGCTCGTTCCGGACCGTGAGGATCGCGCCATCCGACATCTGGTATTTCCCCTCGAGTCGCTCGAGCTGACCCGCCGCGAGCTTTGCGACATGCCCCCGCACCGGCAGGTCGCAGGGCTGACCGAGCGCGATCGCCGACAGGTCGCGGGTGATGCGATCGATGCGGATGCGATCGAAGTTGCTGCACAGCACGATCGTCACGCCGTCATCCGGGAACACCACCAGATTCGTCGCGTGCCCCGGCAGGAAACCGGTGTGCGACAGCCGCCGCCGTCCGAACTTTTCATCGACGAACCACCCGGCGCCATAGCCGCCGAGGCCCGCGGTCCACGCCGCGGTCGCGAGTGAGCGCGAAACCACGGGGTCCGTCCGCGCCGAGTCGTCACCCGCCATGATGCGACTCCAGCGCAACAGATCGTCGACGGTGCTGAAGAGGAATCCATCGCCGGCGGTCCCCGCCAGTGGCAGGCGCGGAACTCGCACGACACCCGAACGCTCGAGGGGAATACCGGAGAGTAGTGTGTCCCAGCCGACGTCGCCACGCGTATAGCCGACCGCGAGATCCCTGCCGGGAGTCCACTGACTCACGGCTCCGGAACTCCGCATGCCGGCGGGCTCGAGGAGCGTCTGGCGAACGTGGTCGGCGAACGGTCGTCCCGCGATGCGCTCGATGATGCGGGCGAGCACCAGGTAGCCGGTATTGCTGTAGTGGAACTGGGAGCCGGGTTCGAACTCGAGCGTGTCCCGCCTTGCGTTCTCGATCAGGTCGGCGGTCGCCTGCGCTCGCCCCATGAACTCGAGGTACGGCGCAGAGCCGAGTCCCAGCCGCTCCTCATAGTCGGGAATCCCGGAGGTGTGGTGGATCAGCTGGCTCACGGTGACGGCGCGCCACGCGTTCGGGCACTCTTCGAGCAGGTTGCAGATCGGCTGGTCGAGCGTCAGCTTGCCGGCCTCCTGCAGCTCGAGCGCGGCCATGGCTGTGAACATCTTGGAGACCGATGCGACTTCGTGAGGGGTTTCGGGTGAAAAGCGAACTCGACGCTCGATGTCGGCCCAGCCGAAGCCCTTACGAAACAGCACCTGGCCATGGCGCGCGATCAGGACCGCGCCGCTGAAGCCGCCCAGTTCGGTTCGAGCAGTGAGATAGCGGTCGGCGGCGCTCGCGATCTGACGCGGCGAGGGAGGCATGGCCGGCGGCGAAGCCGGAGCGGCGGACATCAGCAGCACGGTGAGTGAGGCGAGTGCGACGAGGCTCATGGACCTGAGACGGTCGGCCGCCACCCAAGGGTTGGATCGCCCTCTTTCGTGAAGGTCCGGCGATCGCCTGCCGATGACTCGGGGGCAAAGGCTCGAGATGCGTGGTCCCGACACGGATGCGTCGGACCCCCGGCCCCGGCGTCACCGACCCGGTGACGAGTGCGAAGGAGTCAACGATGTCCCCTCTCCTCAGGAACCTGCTCGGCAACGGATCACGCGAGAACCAGCTCACCGAGGAGATGCGCGCGCTCCTGAATGAGATGAAGCAGGAACGCGGACGCTACGAGTCGCTGGTCGAGAACGGCCGCGATGCCGCGGAGCGGTTGCAGAAGCTCGGCGAGCCGATCGCGAAGGCGACCAGTGAACTGGATCAGGTCGTCACCCGCGTGTCCGAGATCGAAGCGCGCCTCGCCGCCATGGTGAAGCTCTCGGACCTGTTCCAGAATCTCGACGATCGCGCGCAGGGCCTCGCGCAGAGTCAGCAGTGGGCGGAGTCGCGCCTCACCGAGACGCTCGAGGATTCGCGGCAGATCCGAACCACGCTCGAGGAGCTCGGCACCCAGGTCGAGAACGCGACGCGGCTCAAGGAACAGCTGACGGGATTCCTCGAAGTCGAGAAGCCGTTCCAGCAGGTTCGCGGGGACACCGAGGCGTTGCGCGGCCAGCTCGAGAGTTCGGGCGAGCGCATGACGCGGCTGCGTGAACAGCACGACCGGTTGCTCGATGCGCACAAGCTTGCGGTCTCCAAGATGGAGGCGCTCGACCGCCGCGGCGACGATCTGGGCCGCGCGCTGCAGGACAAGGAGCGCCGCGTGCTCGGCGTCGAGCAGTCCGTCAAGGGGATGGACGGCGTACGCGGGACGATCGAAGAGGTGCGACGCGAGCTCGGCACCTTGAAGGCACTCGGTGATTCGGTCGCTCACAAGACCGCGTCGCTCGAATCACAGCGCGATGCGATCGATCGCGCCCTGGCTCAGATCGAGCAGCTCGAGCGGGCGATGCGCCAGCTCGACGCGGGGGTGCGCCAGCAGCAGTCGAACGAGGCCGCGCTCCGCACGCTGCAGGAGCAGGCCAACGCGCTGCGCGCGCTGCACGAGTCGGTGTTGGACCGCTCCAACGAGATCACCCAGCTGCAGCACGAGGCGCACGAGCAGACGCAGTCGACCCGCCAGGACTTGTCGTCCATGACGGCCGAAATGCGGAACACCGTCGAGCGTTTCGACTTCGAGAGCCGCGGCCTCGAGGCGGTGAGCCAGCGCGTGGCGGATCTGCGCGGCGACCTGTCGGCGTGCGAGAACCGCTTCAAGGGGCTCGGCGAGTCGAGCCTCGTCATGACCGAGTTGCGCACGCAGGCGAACACGCTGTCCGAGCGAGTTCAGGCGCTGGCGTCCGAACTCGAGCAGGTCGGCCACCAGGCGACGGAGCTGAATGCGATCCACGGCGAGCTGGACGTGACCGCACGCAACGCGCGGGAAGTCGGCGCACAGGTGGCGCAGCTCGAGCGCATGCGGCCGGCGATCGAGGCGGCGCTCCACGACGTCTCACAGCTCGGCGGCACCAGCGCACGGGTCACCGACGCGCTCGAACAGCTGCAGCTCGCCGAGGGCGAGATCACGCGGGTGCGCGAGCATCAGGGCGAAACCCGCTCGTGGCTCGCGAACGTCGATCGTTCGGTCAACGAGATCAAGGTTCAGTTCGCGGATCTCCACCAGCTCGAGCCGACGCTCGACGCGGTGCGCAAGCAGGCACAGCGCATCACCGAATCGACCGCCACGATCGAATCGCGACGCGAGATGATCGAGGAGCTGCAGCGCCGACTGACGGAGCTGGGTTCGCTCGGCGCCGGCCTCGACGAGCGCAGCCGCCAGCTTCAGGAGCGCATGGAGTTCGCGGAGCAGCGCTTCGAAACGCTGGGAGCCCAGGCCGAAGAAGCCGAAGGCACCACGAAGGCCATGAAGGCCGTCACCACCGGCGTTCATCAGGCCGAGCGGCAGGTCGCCGAGATCAGCAAGACGGTCGCCGCGGTGGCCGCGCAGTGCGATTCGATCGAGTCGCTGGCGCAGGAGACGCGCTCCATGAAGGAGGAGCTGGATCAGCGTCAGCAGGCGCTGTCGGTTGCGGCCAAGGACCTGACGCGCACGACCGCGTTGCGCGAGAAGGCCTCGCAGTCGGCGCAGCAGCTCGAAGCACTCAGCGCACAGCTCGCCACGAACCTCGACGAGGCACATCAGCGGGCGACGCAGGTCGCCGAGCTGTCGAGCCAGCTCGAGAACCGCGCCAACGCGCTGCGCCGGGTCGACGGACGGCTCGGCCAGTTCGAGAACCGCATGGCTCGCTGGGACGCGACCGAGCAGAACATCACGCGCTCCCTCGAGCTCATCGACAATCGGCAGGGCACGGTCGAAGCGCTGCAGACCGATCTCGACCGCATGTTCGCGATGGCGGAACGAACCGCATCGCACGTGCGCGAGATCACTTCGGCGCACCAGCAGATCGGTGAGGGTCGCGAGCTGCTCCAGGACGTCATGAACCGGTTGAACGAGGTGCGCGAGACCGCCAGCTCGCTCGACGACCGCAAGCGCCAGATGGTGAAAGCCGAGGAACGGCTCGCGCGTTCGGAGGCGCTGCTGGTCGAAGTCCGTTCGAGCCTCGAATCGCTCGAAGGCCACAAGGTCCTGGTCGATCAGGCGGTCGAGAAGGCCGGCTCGCTGCAGATGCTGCTCAAGCAGGCCGAGGCCACCATCGATGGACTGCGCGAGGAGCAGAAGACCACCGCGCGGGTGCGCGCCGTGATCACCGAGGCGCGCCACGCCCGGGATGCGAACGAGGACGACGACGACCTGGCAATGGCGGCCTGATCGCGGTGCGGCGCGCGCCTAGCGGGCGCGCCGCACTTCGAAGCTCCCCATCTGCAGCGACTGGTCGGGCTCGTTGAGCGCCGCAATGCTCGCGTGCGCGAGGCCACCCTCCCGGTCGTCATTGCCGAAGCGTCGGTGCGCGACCCGAAACGCCACCCGGTACTTGCCATCCGGCAGCGTTCCGGAGACGACCAGCCGGTAGGTGTCGCGCATGACAACATCCTGCCGCCAGCGCTCGGCGGTGAACAGTCCGTAGCCCAGGTAGCGCGCGCGAAACTGCCGCGGCTGTGCGGTCGAATCGAGCACGAAGGTGTTGGTCGCAAACAGCTGCGTCACCGGTGCGCGGCGCGCCCAGTAGGTGATCAGCGTGACCACCTCGCCGGGCTGGACGACCGCGGACACCGGATCCACGCCGACCAGTTCGATTTCGTCGTCGAAGCGGATCGCCAGCACGCGCTGCGGCATGCGTGGAGCCACGTCGATCAGCGAAACGGTGTCGCGCGCACCGCGCAGCAGGAGGACCGCGTCGTCGAAACCGTCCGCCGGGCGCAGGTGGTTGCGGGCGATCAGGCCGAGCAGTCGCTCGCGTGATGCGGCGTTTCGAAACTCCATGCCCTGGTTGCCGATCATTGCGTCGATCCGTTCGGGGACCGGGTAGCTCCGCGACGAAAACGTGTAGACCCCGGACAGGATGTGATGCATCGAGTGCAGCTCCGCGCGCGCCGACAGGTGCGGCAGGTACTCGAAGCTCGCGATCGTCGCGGCGTCCGGCGGAATCCGCGCGACGAGCCGCTCTCGAAACGGCCGCAGGCGGCGCGCGGCATCGTCCGGCCGCGAGCGTTCGGTGGGCGGACGATGCTGCCACCTGCTGTGCCCGAACAGCGGACCGAACTGGTAATTCGCGAATCCCGAAGCCGCCAGCGCGACCACCACCAGCACGCGCGTCGCGAGCCGCGAACGGGCGGCCCCGAACGCGCGACCGAGCCGCGCCAGCCCGAACGCAGCCGCCGCGATCACGAACGGCGTGACGGCCGCCGTGTACTGAAACGCGATCGCGTGCTGCTGGGGCCGCGACGACAGCAGGTGCAGCAGAAGCAGCGGCAGCGCGGCCAGCAGCAGCAGCGGAGCGGCCAGCGGAAGCGCGCCGACCGGGAGCAGCAGGTGCAGCCAGTACTCGCGCTTGAGCAACCCGTCGCCCGGATCGCCCGGGGTGCTGAAGAGCGCCTCGATCGCGCGCCATGGATGCGTGGCCAGATTCGCGAGCACCGTTCCCGGCGTCTGCCCCCAGGCTCCGAACATGCGGGCGTACTCGGCCTCACCGCGCGAGAACATCGGCTGCAGGATCAGAAACGTGAGCGCGAGTGAAACGGTCGCGAGCCCGGCGAGCCGGGCCGCGGTCGCCCGCGCTCCCGGCCGTCTCAACCACAGCACGAACGCCGCAAGCCCCAGAGCGGCGAGCGCCACGTCCTCGCGCGCCAGCATGGCGAGCGCGGCGAACAGCAGGCCGCGCCTCCAACGCCCGTCCGACAGGTCGTCGATCGCCGCCAGCAGCGGAGCGGTCGCGAACGCTTCGGGGTGGAACTCGAACAGGTTCACGTAGCCGACCGCCGGGAACATCAGATAGAGCAGCGCGACCGACAGCGCCGCGACCGGGTCGCCGGTGAGGCGACGCGTCAGCCGGTAGGCCGGGATCGCGCCGAGCGCCAGCACGAGCGTCTGCGCCCACAGCAGCGCGAGCGGGTTCTTGAACGGCGCGAGCAGCGGGGCGAGCGGAATCAGGATCAGCGAGGAGTGATCGCCGAGCCAGTTCATGCCGCGCACGGAATTCCAGAACGAACCGTGGGCCAGCCGATCGATCGCCTGGGTGAAGATCGCGAGATCGAAGTCGGTGTAGAGGAAGTAGCGGTGCTTCACCCACACCGCGGTTCCGTAGACGCCGAGGTACGCAGTGATCAGCAGCGCCAGCGTCAGCCGCTCGAACCACCCCGCCGGAGTTGCCGGCGGCGGGGCGATCGACTTGAGCCTGGGCTTCGGCTTCGAACCAGCGGCTGAAGCGGGGCGGCGGCCTTTCAACCCCGACTCAGCGAACGATGAACAGGCGGGTACGCGCTTCCCAGCCCTCGCCGGTCGCACGCGCGATCACGAATCCCGGTGACAACCGTCGTCCGATGTCGTCGCGTCCATCCCACTCGATCGCGCTCGATCCGGCCGCGACCTCGAGGCGGCGGAGCACACGGCCCGAGACATCGATCAGCTCGACGCGTGCGGGTGTGGTGATCGAAGTTCCGAACACGAATCGCGCACCGTTCGGCGTCACGTTCGGCTGGGCGCGAAACGCGAGCTCTGCGCGCGCCGGAGTCGACACTCCGACCGTACCGAGCGTCAGTACGAAGCCGCGAACGTAGGTGTGCGATCCCGCCACCAGGTCGCCGCGTCCAACGATCTGTCCGGCGTCGTTGATGTCGTGCGCCTCCCACAGCCACCAGCCGCTATCGGAGGGGATCAGCGAATTCAGGTCGCGCACCACCCCACCGATCGCTCGAAAAGCGCCGCTCGCACCGAGCGTCCCGACCACCACGCCGCCCTGGTTGATGGCGCGCGCCCGCCCGCTCGCGCTGCCGAGCTTCTGCACGGTGCCGGACTGGAACACGGTCGGGTACCACACCCCGTCGGCGGCCTGCGCCGCACCGACCACCACTCCGGCCGCGTTGATGTCGTAGGCGACGCTGTTCGCGCCGCCGAGCGTTCCGAGATCGACGAGGCTCGAATAGTCACCCGAGGCGAGAAACGCATGCGATCTGCCGTCGGCGAGCTGCGCTTCTCCCACCACGGTGCCGGCGTCGTTGATGGCGTACGCGATACTCGTCGCGCCGCCGAGAGTCCCCAGCGTGGTGGCCACCTCGCCCACGTCCACCACGAACCCGCGTGTGTGACCCGCCACGATCTGCTCACCGACCACGCGCGAGAAGATGTTGAGCCCGTGCGCCTGCGAGTTCGCGATCCCGAGATCCAGGATCTCGGTTCCCACACCGACCACGGCGCGGTACGACTCGGGGTAGAACTCGCCGAACCCTCCCGTGCCGGCGACGCGACCCGGAGTGTTGATCGCTTCGAGTGAGAATTCGATCAGCTGATCCGGATAACTCGTGAACATCTGCTCGGAACCCATCCAGCGAAAGCCGCGCGGGTTCGCGTCGACGCAGCACGGGTACTTGACGCCCGTCACCAGTCCGCTCGAATTGATCGCGCGCGCGACGTTGTCAGCGCCGTACGTGAACACTCCCGTGACCGAATAGGGCTCAGCGCTTGCGGTCGGCCCGGACGAGACGGACAGCGTGAGGACTGTGACCGCGGCAAGGCTCGAACGGAGCCACGAGAAAGATTGCATGGGGAGCCTCCGAAGCTGCGGCGAACGGCGAGAACACCTGCGTGGCAAAGGCTACAACTCGGGTCGACCCGACGGTACCCCTTTTTCGCCGCGCTGGGATCGACCGTTCACGACCCCGAGCGCTCGCGAACCGGCTGACAGACTCCTGACCCCAGAGGGTGCACCGTTCGCGGTAGGCTGCGGTCGCATACTGTTGGAATCGCCGAACTTCGCGCCGCACCTCCCGACCCGGGGCCTCTCCGAATGATCCGAGTCCAGCCGAGCCTGCTCCCGTTACTCCTCTGCACGATCGCGACCCTGACCGGCTGTGCTGGAAAGCGCGAGGCCCGCAAGCCGCGCGTCCCGGTCACGATCGCGGTCGCGGAGCAGCGAGCCATGCCGTTCGCCCTGCGAGCCACCGGCACGGTCGAGGCCATCCGCACCGCCGACGTCGGCTCTCAGGTCGGCGGGGTGCTGCAGCGCGTCACCTTCCGCGAAGGCGACGAGGTGCGCGAGGGGCAGCCGCTCTTCCAGCTCGACGCGCGTCCGTTTCGCGCGGCGCTCGACCAGGCACGCTCGGCCCTGCAGCGCGACCGGGCCCAGGCGCTGATCGCACACTCGAACGGCGAGCGAGCGCGCGCGATGTTCGACCAGCAGTTCATCTCGCAGGCGGAATGGGATCAGGCGCGCGCCACCGCCGAAACCTGGGCTGCGACCGTGCTCGCCGACTCGGCCGCGGTGCAGACCGCGCGACTCAACCTCGAGTTCGCGACCATCCGGGCTCCGATCGGCGGCCGCACCGGCCGACTGCTCGTGCATCAGGGTGATCTGGTGCGCGCCGCCACCAGTGAGCCGCTGGTCACGATCAACCAGACCCGACCGGTCCGCGTGGCGTTCACGGTCCCGGAAGATGCCGTCGCCGTCGTGCAGCGTCATCGCAACCAGAACCCGCGCGTCACGGCGCGCTTCTCGGCCGCCGACACTGTCGC
This genomic stretch from Candidatus Eisenbacteria bacterium harbors:
- a CDS encoding beta-lactamase family protein; translation: MSLVALASLTVLLMSAAPASPPAMPPSPRQIASAADRYLTARTELGGFSGAVLIARHGQVLFRKGFGWADIERRVRFSPETPHEVASVSKMFTAMAALELQEAGKLTLDQPICNLLEECPNAWRAVTVSQLIHHTSGIPDYEERLGLGSAPYLEFMGRAQATADLIENARRDTLEFEPGSQFHYSNTGYLVLARIIERIAGRPFADHVRQTLLEPAGMRSSGAVSQWTPGRDLAVGYTRGDVGWDTLLSGIPLERSGVVRVPRLPLAGTAGDGFLFSTVDDLLRWSRIMAGDDSARTDPVVSRSLATAAWTAGLGGYGAGWFVDEKFGRRRLSHTGFLPGHATNLVVFPDDGVTIVLCSNFDRIRIDRITRDLSAIALGQPCDLPVRGHVAKLAAGQLERLEGKYQMSDGAILTVRNEPDHLTAEWPKQFVAGLIPLSPTEFFMPMTEGRVTFDRIGATGAGRLNLRYSGVDHIGIRAPD
- a CDS encoding DUF2079 domain-containing protein, with the protein product MKGRRPASAAGSKPKPRLKSIAPPPATPAGWFERLTLALLITAYLGVYGTAVWVKHRYFLYTDFDLAIFTQAIDRLAHGSFWNSVRGMNWLGDHSSLILIPLAPLLAPFKNPLALLWAQTLVLALGAIPAYRLTRRLTGDPVAALSVALLYLMFPAVGYVNLFEFHPEAFATAPLLAAIDDLSDGRWRRGLLFAALAMLAREDVALAALGLAAFVLWLRRPGARATAARLAGLATVSLALTFLILQPMFSRGEAEYARMFGAWGQTPGTVLANLATHPWRAIEALFSTPGDPGDGLLKREYWLHLLLPVGALPLAAPLLLLAALPLLLLHLLSSRPQQHAIAFQYTAAVTPFVIAAAAFGLARLGRAFGAARSRLATRVLVVVALAASGFANYQFGPLFGHSRWQHRPPTERSRPDDAARRLRPFRERLVARIPPDAATIASFEYLPHLSARAELHSMHHILSGVYTFSSRSYPVPERIDAMIGNQGMEFRNAASRERLLGLIARNHLRPADGFDDAVLLLRGARDTVSLIDVAPRMPQRVLAIRFDDEIELVGVDPVSAVVQPGEVVTLITYWARRAPVTQLFATNTFVLDSTAQPRQFRARYLGYGLFTAERWRQDVVMRDTYRLVVSGTLPDGKYRVAFRVAHRRFGNDDREGGLAHASIAALNEPDQSLQMGSFEVRRAR
- a CDS encoding efflux RND transporter periplasmic adaptor subunit, giving the protein MIRVQPSLLPLLLCTIATLTGCAGKREARKPRVPVTIAVAEQRAMPFALRATGTVEAIRTADVGSQVGGVLQRVTFREGDEVREGQPLFQLDARPFRAALDQARSALQRDRAQALIAHSNGERARAMFDQQFISQAEWDQARATAETWAATVLADSAAVQTARLNLEFATIRAPIGGRTGRLLVHQGDLVRAATSEPLVTINQTRPVRVAFTVPEDAVAVVQRHRNQNPRVTARFSAADTVAIAGTLAFVDNALDPNSGTLLLKGEFPNTDQRLMPGQFVDVELVLFDQNDAIVVPETAVTRGQQGSFVYVMAKDSTVATRPITVSRNVGLLTIVDSGLEAGEIVVTDGQLRLSPGARVMVRSESGSKP